Proteins encoded within one genomic window of Candidatus Brevundimonas colombiensis:
- a CDS encoding TonB-dependent receptor produces MRRDLLLATVFALAPVSAFAQSQQPAALEDVVVTASTRAQRVVEAPASISVVTAETLANRPNADLTDALRDVEGVSVSGSSNSQDIFIRGLPGSYTLVLVDGKRQSTRDSRTNGNAGFEQSFTPPSGAIERIEVVRGPMSSLYGSDAIGGVINIITKKVPQRWGGSIGGDYIAQEKGASGDWRQAQGYLAGPLVEGVLGAQIWGRTYKRDEDHILGGVNGGEDWNLTGRLAWTPSADHEVLLQVDRTDVRRENTAGATLAATAASNYNTNERTAASLGWNGRWAWGTSALSVLREETKRETFTQRAGDFTKDARAPELTNTVYDALFNIPLEGSRLGDHQLVVGGQYIENKLVDLNPGVSATQPGTFTVWQRALFVEDEWRLNDRLALTGGLRFDDHERYGSHWSPRLYAVWTPAEAWTIKGGVSTGFRAPELRQVANGYAYTTGGANCSVGPNGTCGVILGDPNIEPETSTNYEVSVLWNPSTTLSASATVFRTRFKDKIESAMVYNQDGSIARWSENPNYRLYYWYNLQDADLQGVELSGRWRPIQRLGLKAGYTYTDSEQKSGTYQGQPLSRTPEHMANLRADYDVDARLNLWGAVNYHGEELNAGLRVGSNGKPIMDGTRQLGRRYPSYTTVDIGANWHVTPAVSVKAGVYNLGDEAIDVADYDFQGDGRRGWIGVNYSF; encoded by the coding sequence ATGCGCCGTGATTTGCTGCTCGCCACCGTCTTCGCCCTTGCGCCGGTTTCGGCCTTCGCCCAGTCGCAGCAGCCTGCCGCGCTGGAGGATGTGGTGGTCACGGCGTCGACGCGGGCGCAGCGGGTGGTGGAGGCGCCGGCGTCGATTTCGGTCGTGACGGCCGAGACCCTGGCCAATCGGCCGAACGCGGACCTGACCGACGCCCTGCGGGACGTGGAGGGGGTTTCGGTCAGCGGGTCGTCGAACAGCCAGGACATCTTCATTCGCGGCCTGCCGGGCAGCTACACCCTGGTGCTGGTGGACGGTAAGCGGCAGTCGACACGCGACAGCCGCACGAACGGCAACGCCGGCTTCGAACAGAGCTTCACCCCGCCGTCGGGCGCGATCGAACGGATCGAGGTGGTGCGCGGGCCGATGTCTTCGCTGTATGGATCGGACGCCATCGGCGGCGTGATCAACATCATCACCAAAAAGGTGCCCCAGCGTTGGGGCGGCTCCATCGGCGGCGACTATATCGCCCAGGAGAAGGGCGCGTCCGGCGACTGGCGCCAGGCCCAGGGCTATCTGGCCGGGCCGCTGGTGGAGGGCGTGCTGGGCGCCCAGATCTGGGGCCGCACCTACAAGCGCGACGAGGATCACATCCTGGGCGGCGTCAACGGCGGCGAGGACTGGAACCTGACCGGCCGTCTGGCCTGGACGCCCAGCGCCGACCACGAGGTGCTGCTGCAGGTCGATCGGACCGACGTCCGGCGCGAGAACACGGCCGGCGCGACCCTGGCCGCCACGGCCGCCTCCAACTACAACACCAATGAGCGCACGGCCGCGTCCCTGGGCTGGAACGGGCGGTGGGCCTGGGGAACCAGCGCCCTGTCGGTGCTGCGCGAAGAAACCAAGCGCGAGACCTTCACCCAACGGGCCGGGGATTTCACCAAGGATGCGCGCGCGCCGGAACTGACCAACACCGTCTATGACGCCCTGTTCAACATTCCGCTGGAGGGGTCGCGTCTGGGCGATCACCAGCTGGTGGTCGGCGGCCAGTATATCGAGAACAAGCTGGTCGATCTGAACCCCGGCGTCAGCGCGACCCAGCCGGGAACCTTCACCGTGTGGCAGCGCGCCCTGTTCGTCGAGGACGAATGGCGGCTGAACGACCGTCTGGCCCTGACGGGCGGCCTGCGTTTCGACGACCACGAACGTTATGGCTCGCACTGGAGCCCGCGCCTGTATGCGGTCTGGACCCCGGCGGAGGCCTGGACGATCAAGGGCGGCGTCTCCACCGGCTTCCGCGCGCCCGAACTGCGTCAGGTGGCGAATGGCTATGCCTACACCACGGGCGGGGCCAACTGCTCGGTGGGGCCGAACGGGACGTGCGGCGTCATCCTGGGCGATCCGAACATCGAACCGGAAACCAGCACCAACTATGAAGTCAGCGTGTTGTGGAATCCGTCCACCACCCTGTCCGCCAGCGCGACCGTCTTCCGCACCCGCTTCAAGGACAAGATCGAAAGCGCCATGGTCTATAATCAGGACGGTTCGATCGCGCGGTGGAGCGAGAATCCGAACTACCGCCTGTATTACTGGTACAATCTTCAGGACGCCGATCTGCAGGGCGTCGAGTTGTCGGGGCGTTGGCGGCCCATTCAACGGCTGGGACTGAAGGCCGGCTACACCTACACGGACTCCGAACAGAAGTCGGGAACCTATCAGGGACAGCCGCTGTCGCGCACGCCCGAGCATATGGCCAATCTCCGCGCGGACTATGACGTCGATGCGCGGCTGAACCTCTGGGGCGCCGTCAACTATCATGGCGAAGAGCTGAATGCGGGCCTGCGCGTCGGCTCGAACGGCAAGCCGATCATGGACGGAACCCGGCAACTGGGTCGTCGCTACCCCAGCTACACCACCGTGGATATCGGTGC
- a CDS encoding NUDIX domain-containing protein, translated as MTWRIHVEPFTRPLFFAWSRLTRGKTLGVRAVAVDGDGRVLMVRHTYLKGWWLPGGGVDRGETTQAAVVRELREETGLIARGAPRLVSIHANDRFFPGDHVVVFRIEAFDTGPRAGDGEIAEIGWFSPSALPADTNRGCRARLAEIFDGAPPDPEW; from the coding sequence ATGACCTGGCGCATCCACGTCGAACCCTTCACCCGTCCCCTCTTCTTCGCCTGGTCCCGCCTGACGCGCGGCAAGACGCTCGGCGTGCGGGCGGTGGCGGTGGATGGAGACGGGCGGGTGCTGATGGTGCGGCACACCTATCTTAAGGGCTGGTGGTTGCCGGGCGGCGGGGTGGATCGGGGCGAGACCACGCAGGCCGCCGTGGTGCGCGAACTGCGTGAGGAGACGGGTCTGATCGCGCGCGGGGCGCCGCGTCTGGTCTCCATCCATGCCAACGACCGGTTCTTTCCCGGGGACCATGTGGTCGTCTTCCGCATCGAGGCCTTCGACACGGGCCCGCGCGCGGGCGACGGCGAAATCGCCGAGATCGGCTGGTTTTCTCCCTCCGCCCTGCCTGCGGATACGAACCGGGGCTGTCGCGCGCGTCTGGCCGAAATCTTCGACGGCGCCCCGCCCGATCCCGAGTGGTGA